A region from the Prionailurus viverrinus isolate Anna chromosome E2, UM_Priviv_1.0, whole genome shotgun sequence genome encodes:
- the SERTAD3 gene encoding SERTA domain-containing protein 3: MVGGLKRKHSDLEEEEEDEKWDWGPAGLRSYQQALLQISLDKVQRSLGPRAPSLRRHVLIHNTLQQLQAALCLAPAPALPPEPLFPGEEDFSLSATIGSILRELETSMDDTESPQNPIAPPGPQNEVLPQPDPVFLEALSSRYLGDSGLDDFFLDIDTSAVEKEPALAPPEPPHNLFCAPGSWECNELDHIMEIILGS, translated from the coding sequence ATGGTAGGAGGCTTGAAGAGAAAACACTCAGatttggaggaggaagaggaggatgagaAGTGGGACTGGGGTCCAGCAGGCCTGCGGAGCTACCAGCAAGCCCTGCTTCAAATCTCCTTAGACAAAGTCCAGCGGAGTCTGGGCCCCCGAGCACCCAGCCTACGCAGGCATGTCCTCATCCACAATACCCTCCAGCAGCTCCAGGCCGCCCTTTGCCTGGCTCCAGCACCTGCCCTACCCCCTGAGCCCCTCTTCCCAGGCGAGGAGGACTTCTCCCTGTCCGCCACCATCGGCTCTATTCTCAGGGAACTGGAGACCTCCATGGACGACACGGAGTCCCCTCAGAATCCAATAGCTCCCCCGGGCCCCCAGAACGAAGTGCTGCCCCAGCCTGATCCAGTCTTCTTGGAAGCTCTGAGCTCCCGGTATCTGGGGGACTCTGGTCTGGATGACTTCTTTCTGGACATTGACACATCTGCAGTGGAGAAGGAGCCTGCACTGGCCCCACCGGAGCCTCCTCACAACCTCTTCTGTGCCCCAGGGTCCTGGGAGTGTAATGAACTTGATCACATTATGGAAATCATTCTGGGATCCTAA